Proteins from a single region of Congzhengia minquanensis:
- a CDS encoding response regulator transcription factor, with translation MQELKTKKILVVDDEPTLLKLLEDALFHEGFYHVYTAKDCRGALEIVQTQNIALCILDVNLPDGNGFALFEDIKKTSQAPVIFLTAKGEADDRLCGLSLGADDYIVKPFLMKELVLRVTAVLKRTYQTSGADSSFTLSGKTIDFETASVNSDSGEVRLTAKEFILLKKLFAHKNKIVTNDALCLAAWGDDYYGYENTLMVHIRRLREKIEQNPGKPRHLITVKGIGYKLVISDE, from the coding sequence ATGCAGGAACTGAAAACGAAAAAAATATTAGTTGTAGATGATGAACCAACGCTTTTGAAGCTGTTGGAGGACGCGCTGTTTCACGAGGGGTTTTATCACGTTTACACGGCAAAGGACTGCCGCGGGGCGCTGGAAATTGTGCAAACCCAAAACATTGCCCTGTGCATTTTAGACGTAAACCTGCCGGACGGAAACGGGTTTGCGCTGTTTGAAGACATTAAAAAGACATCGCAGGCACCCGTGATTTTTTTAACGGCAAAGGGCGAGGCAGACGACAGGCTGTGCGGATTGTCTTTGGGTGCGGACGACTATATCGTAAAGCCTTTTTTAATGAAAGAGCTGGTGCTGCGTGTGACGGCGGTTTTAAAAAGAACCTACCAAACCAGCGGCGCTGATTCCAGCTTCACGCTATCGGGAAAAACCATTGACTTTGAAACTGCTTCGGTGAACTCCGACAGCGGAGAAGTGCGGCTTACGGCAAAGGAGTTTATTTTGCTTAAAAAGCTGTTTGCACACAAAAATAAAATTGTAACCAACGACGCGCTGTGCCTTGCCGCCTGGGGCGACGACTATTACGGGTATGAAAACACGCTGATGGTGCACATCAGGCGGCTGCGGGAAAAAATTGAACAAAATCCGGGAAAGCCAAGGCACTTAATTACCGTGAAAGGAATTGGCTATAAGCTGGTGATTTCTGATGAATAA
- a CDS encoding response regulator transcription factor — protein sequence MKTILIIEDDLSLSNGIMLSLKSLEFSILQAFNLLEARKYLSKADLILIDINLPDGSGLDLCREIKAQSVVPVIFLTANDLESDIVTGLELGADDYITKPFSLAVLRARVNAVLRRNDKGMVQCIGPFRFDFQNMVFYKNETPIEMSKTEQKLLNLLVSNANHTVTRDRLIDCIWTNGAAFVDENALSVSINRLRNKLEDNPKKPEFIKTVYGLGYQWES from the coding sequence ATGAAAACAATTTTAATAATAGAAGACGATTTGAGCTTAAGTAATGGCATAATGCTGTCTTTAAAGAGTCTTGAATTTTCCATTCTGCAGGCTTTTAACCTTTTAGAAGCGAGAAAATATCTATCAAAGGCGGACTTAATTTTAATCGACATTAACCTGCCTGACGGCAGCGGCCTTGACCTTTGCCGAGAAATAAAAGCACAGTCTGTTGTTCCCGTAATTTTTCTGACTGCAAACGACTTAGAGTCGGACATTGTAACGGGTTTGGAACTGGGCGCAGACGACTACATTACAAAACCGTTTAGCTTAGCAGTGCTGCGCGCCAGGGTAAACGCCGTACTGCGCCGCAACGACAAAGGAATGGTGCAATGCATTGGCCCTTTCCGGTTCGATTTTCAAAACATGGTATTTTATAAAAACGAAACGCCCATTGAAATGAGCAAAACGGAGCAGAAGCTGTTAAACCTGCTGGTTTCAAATGCGAACCATACCGTGACACGGGACAGGCTAATTGACTGCATTTGGACAAATGGCGCAGCTTTCGTGGATGAAAACGCCCTGTCTGTTTCCATCAACCGGCTAAGAAACAAGCTTGAAGACAACCCCAAAAAACCAGAGTTTATTAAAACGGTGTACGGGCTTGGCTACCAATGGGAAAGTTAG
- a CDS encoding sensor histidine kinase — MGKLGGAAVIVSVILSMAALGCLLYAVVVQIKSVQLAQRLEIMLQTAIAGNFVKQHFDESRLSKLETMLYHLLSAGNEQRQAIDKERSQIKVLISDISHQTKTPVANMKLYSELLCEQETLDEPAKDLARQVRFQADKLNFLISSLIKTSRLEAGIIAVAPKIQEISPLLKDLFMAYRPLAEEKNLRFTVTPAAFSAAYDPKWTFEAVSNVVDNAIKYTHAGGSVSVYAKEFESFVCITVSDTGIGIHESEYPKIFQRFYRSPDVAAEKGVGIGLYLTREIISKQGGYVTVKSAKGHGTEFNLFLAK, encoded by the coding sequence ATGGGAAAGTTAGGAGGTGCGGCTGTGATTGTTTCTGTAATTTTGTCGATGGCGGCGCTTGGCTGCCTTTTATATGCCGTTGTCGTTCAGATAAAATCTGTTCAATTGGCCCAACGGCTGGAAATCATGCTGCAGACTGCAATTGCAGGTAATTTTGTGAAACAGCATTTCGACGAGAGCCGGCTTTCAAAGCTGGAAACTATGCTGTATCACCTGCTGTCGGCGGGCAACGAGCAAAGGCAGGCTATTGACAAAGAGCGAAGCCAAATTAAAGTGCTCATCAGCGATATCTCCCACCAGACAAAAACGCCGGTTGCTAACATGAAGCTCTATTCCGAGCTGTTATGCGAGCAGGAAACCCTTGATGAACCGGCGAAAGACCTGGCACGACAGGTGCGCTTCCAGGCAGATAAGCTGAATTTTTTAATCAGCTCCTTAATTAAGACTTCGCGCCTGGAGGCAGGCATTATTGCCGTAGCACCGAAAATCCAGGAAATATCCCCGCTTTTGAAAGATCTTTTCATGGCTTATCGCCCCCTGGCTGAAGAAAAAAACCTTCGTTTTACGGTAACGCCCGCCGCATTTTCTGCCGCCTATGACCCAAAGTGGACCTTTGAGGCGGTTTCAAACGTGGTGGACAACGCAATAAAATATACCCATGCAGGCGGCAGCGTATCGGTTTATGCAAAAGAGTTTGAGAGTTTTGTGTGTATCACAGTTTCCGACACGGGAATAGGAATTCATGAGTCGGAATATCCCAAAATTTTTCAGCGGTTTTACCGCAGTCCGGACGTAGCCGCCGAAAAGGGCGTGGGCATCGGTCTATATTTAACAAGGGAAATTATCTCCAAACAAGGCGGATATGTAACGGTGAAATCTGCCAAAGGCCACGGCACAGAGTTTAACTTATTTTTAGCGAAGTGA
- a CDS encoding response regulator transcription factor — MNNAILLIEDDDSLRRGICVKLKKEGYDVLCAETLAAANALFSANRVSLIICDIGLPDGSGLDFCREVRRESNVMFLFLTAQDTEIDMVNGYEAGADDYITKPFPLMVLISKVNAIMRRTKPEEKFVICSGDIMFDLKQNRAKRSGAYLSLTANEQKLLLLFLKNPMQVLSKNQLLESLWDSGGNFVDENTLAVNIRRLREKIETDPSHPVYIKNIRGLGYIWERACETK, encoded by the coding sequence ATGAACAACGCCATTTTATTGATAGAAGACGACGACAGCCTGCGCCGGGGTATCTGCGTAAAGCTGAAAAAGGAAGGCTACGACGTGCTTTGTGCCGAAACGCTGGCTGCGGCAAACGCATTGTTTTCTGCAAACAGAGTTTCGCTGATTATCTGCGACATTGGCCTGCCAGACGGCAGCGGCCTTGACTTTTGCCGGGAGGTAAGAAGGGAAAGCAACGTTATGTTCCTGTTTCTCACGGCGCAGGACACGGAAATTGACATGGTGAACGGCTATGAGGCCGGCGCAGACGACTATATTACCAAACCCTTTCCGCTGATGGTTTTAATTTCGAAGGTAAACGCCATAATGCGCAGAACCAAACCGGAGGAAAAATTTGTTATATGCTCCGGAGATATTATGTTCGATTTAAAACAAAACCGTGCAAAACGCAGCGGTGCATATCTTTCTTTAACCGCCAACGAGCAAAAGCTTTTGCTCCTTTTTTTAAAAAATCCCATGCAGGTTCTTTCCAAAAATCAGCTGTTGGAGTCCCTTTGGGACTCAGGGGGCAACTTTGTAGACGAAAACACGCTGGCTGTGAACATTCGCCGTCTGCGCGAAAAAATAGAAACCGACCCCTCCCATCCGGTTTACATTAAAAATATCCGCGGGCTGGGTTATATTTGGGAAAGGGCGTGTGAAACAAAATGA
- a CDS encoding sensor histidine kinase, whose product MNRPLKRSLAACLIAVTVFTAAFSTFAFFFVKEAYRQEINTVINIAGAVLPENSNAEQPFLAAAKGETDAFETGSTILGKYGYNEHMRLLENSGYKKTVIILFAVTWGLWAVLTLFILAFFISIKRRQSRQEKSIAQVLEGYFSDDFSFLKDAEKQRLLLNRQFADTLFKLGRNLEYKSLLLAEEKNNTKSLVTDISHQLKTPIAALSTCLTVLSEADSQEQKTEFLARSLLQVDKLRLLADALMNVSRLETGMISLQKEKVNLSDLLVRAVNGIYDKSMKKNIAIETSDFKDLNLNLDPKWTAEAIMNVLDNALKYSPEHSKISIHVQPLYSFVRVEITDCGIGIEKSEQNKIFRRFYRGTTPEVKNSEGSGIGLYLTRRILEEQGGTISVKSEPGKGAAFILQLPL is encoded by the coding sequence ATGAACCGGCCGCTGAAACGCAGCCTTGCTGCCTGTCTGATTGCCGTAACCGTGTTCACCGCTGCTTTTTCTACCTTTGCGTTTTTTTTTGTAAAAGAGGCCTACCGGCAGGAAATTAACACGGTAATTAACATTGCAGGCGCAGTTTTGCCCGAAAATTCAAATGCCGAGCAGCCGTTTCTCGCCGCTGCAAAAGGAGAAACTGACGCTTTTGAAACAGGAAGTACAATTTTGGGCAAATATGGGTATAATGAACACATGCGCCTTTTGGAAAACAGCGGCTATAAAAAAACGGTTATCATTCTTTTTGCAGTCACCTGGGGATTGTGGGCAGTTTTAACACTTTTCATTCTTGCCTTTTTTATCAGTATCAAGCGCAGACAAAGCCGGCAGGAAAAAAGCATTGCCCAGGTGTTAGAGGGCTATTTTTCCGACGATTTCTCTTTTTTAAAAGATGCAGAAAAACAGCGTCTTTTGTTAAACCGGCAGTTTGCCGATACACTTTTCAAGCTGGGCAGGAACTTAGAGTATAAATCTTTGCTTCTGGCAGAGGAAAAAAACAACACTAAATCTTTGGTGACAGACATCTCCCACCAGCTGAAAACGCCCATTGCGGCGCTTTCCACCTGCTTAACCGTGCTTTCTGAGGCAGATTCCCAGGAACAGAAAACAGAATTTTTAGCCCGAAGTTTGCTGCAGGTGGACAAATTAAGACTGCTTGCCGACGCGCTGATGAACGTGTCGCGCTTAGAAACCGGCATGATTTCCCTCCAAAAAGAAAAAGTGAATCTTTCAGATTTATTGGTTCGCGCAGTGAATGGCATTTACGACAAGTCAATGAAAAAAAACATTGCCATTGAAACGTCGGACTTTAAAGATTTGAACTTAAATCTCGACCCGAAATGGACGGCAGAGGCTATTATGAACGTGCTGGACAACGCTTTAAAATACAGCCCTGAACACAGCAAAATTTCAATTCATGTGCAACCGCTTTATTCCTTTGTGCGGGTCGAAATAACAGACTGCGGCATTGGAATTGAAAAAAGCGAACAGAACAAAATTTTCAGGCGGTTTTACCGCGGCACGACCCCTGAGGTAAAAAACAGCGAGGGCAGCGGCATTGGGCTTTATCTCACCCGCAGGATTTTAGAGGAACAGGGTGGCACCATTTCGGTGAAATCGGAACCAGGCAAAGGCGCCGCTTTTATTCTTCAGCTTCCGCTGTAA
- a CDS encoding ABC transporter ATP-binding protein — protein MNVILETKDLCKHYGAGESLVKAIDHADISIFQHEFVAIVGKSGSGKSTLLHLLGGLDYPTSGEVFVDGENIAAYSENSLAVIRRRKIGFVFQAFNLVPSLNVWENIVLPLGLDGRRPDTAFVKDIISTLGLNSKVKSLPNTLSGGQQQRVANARALAAKPAIILADEPTGNLDTKTGDEVIALLKTSAKKYGQTLVVITHNEDIAQMADRTIIIEDGKVVK, from the coding sequence ATGAATGTCATTTTAGAAACAAAGGATTTATGTAAGCACTACGGTGCTGGTGAAAGCCTGGTAAAGGCCATTGACCACGCCGACATTTCTATTTTCCAGCATGAATTTGTTGCCATTGTTGGAAAATCTGGCAGCGGAAAGTCTACGCTGCTGCACCTTTTGGGCGGACTGGACTACCCCACCTCCGGCGAGGTTTTCGTGGACGGCGAAAACATTGCTGCATACAGCGAAAACAGTTTGGCTGTGATCCGCCGCCGCAAAATTGGGTTTGTGTTTCAGGCATTTAACCTGGTGCCCTCGCTGAACGTATGGGAAAACATTGTGCTTCCTTTAGGGTTGGATGGGCGCCGGCCGGACACGGCATTTGTAAAAGACATTATCAGCACACTGGGGCTTAACAGCAAGGTGAAAAGTTTGCCCAACACGCTGTCAGGCGGTCAGCAGCAGCGGGTTGCCAATGCCCGGGCCCTGGCGGCAAAGCCCGCCATTATTTTAGCGGACGAGCCCACGGGAAATTTAGATACCAAAACCGGCGACGAGGTCATCGCTCTGCTTAAAACAAGCGCAAAAAAATATGGCCAGACGCTGGTGGTAATTACCCACAATGAGGACATTGCCCAAATGGCAGACCGCACCATTATAATTGAAGACGGCAAGGTGGTGAAATAG
- a CDS encoding FtsX-like permease family protein produces MNSLTSLAKSRIKFNKSRTVFTVISIMLTTLLLMSLGTSVAGLINNQKYAVSHTANHHARMKNLTARQLNLLTNHVDVEAVEASEIFARIQYEKMTGFLSLTKAVKGSVFHSAGNLTEGRLPEAPNEICGPPAFFERMGTSPEIGNTLSITFRPGETEYVTREFTICGLVSQADVSKLNVSDDRIAYGASISEALIREFFPEEERSFSAAIRVNGENNLNYDAMKARIASVAEDIGLNKDDLDFNTEYLMVMTDPGQDILAGSVLIALIIALFAGLVIYSIYYVSVITDVQEIGKLKALGASKKQIRRLLQLEGLFASLIALPVGLVLGYLIPKLGLPMLMSAMSKYSVYAELPEGGISMFSLPVTLGVILVVLVTVFLSLLKPLSMASKISPVEAIRYQETSSDKRKEREGCNTLNLTRLSWANLARNKKRTVVTIVTMGLSCVLFISLAAVANSMSIDDFARRTLPEGDFMISLDASYNDKTYPENNLDRVQMHSPFDDALLNKIKSIPGVTAVDTENAMLAGADSDSEVFAGGTRAGIGCFTREDIPKLKKDLKRGDLDYDALLANHGLIYCYDTILEKEGFSMNQRLSLSFFRGDKQIPFNGEIAASGSWGKMSFMLPKELFDQLAGDLNTTIALYIHAEPEQFGAVKAQLQEITGQNQLFKLYSMDEERDIAKLSINMIKYPMYAILILIGIISFMNLINTMVTSIITRKRELAMLQAIGLSDKQLVKMLSKEGMVFTMGTLLAALTVGNLLGYLVFLYGRNTGFMEVQIYHYPLIETIGLGLALILGQMAITFFISKRIHKESLVTRMRSGE; encoded by the coding sequence ATGAATTCACTCACCTCTCTTGCAAAAAGCCGGATTAAATTTAACAAGAGCAGAACGGTGTTCACCGTTATTTCCATCATGCTCACCACCCTGCTGCTCATGAGCTTGGGCACCTCTGTAGCGGGGTTGATTAACAACCAGAAATATGCGGTATCGCACACCGCCAACCACCACGCCCGCATGAAAAACTTAACGGCCCGGCAGCTTAACCTGCTTACCAACCATGTGGATGTTGAAGCAGTGGAGGCCTCAGAAATATTTGCCAGAATTCAATATGAAAAAATGACCGGATTTTTAAGCCTCACAAAGGCCGTGAAAGGTTCTGTTTTCCACAGTGCGGGAAACTTAACTGAGGGCAGGCTGCCCGAAGCTCCGAACGAAATCTGCGGCCCTCCTGCGTTTTTTGAGCGAATGGGCACGAGCCCTGAAATTGGAAACACGCTGTCTATTACGTTTCGTCCCGGGGAAACTGAATATGTAACACGGGAATTTACTATTTGCGGTCTCGTTTCCCAGGCGGATGTTTCAAAACTTAACGTGAGCGACGACAGGATCGCCTATGGCGCCAGCATTTCAGAAGCATTAATCCGCGAGTTTTTCCCGGAGGAGGAACGCTCCTTTTCCGCTGCAATCCGCGTAAACGGCGAAAACAATTTAAACTACGACGCGATGAAAGCGCGGATTGCGTCCGTTGCAGAAGACATTGGGCTAAACAAAGACGATTTAGACTTTAACACCGAATATTTAATGGTGATGACAGACCCCGGCCAGGATATTTTAGCAGGCTCGGTGCTGATCGCGCTCATCATTGCGCTCTTTGCAGGTCTTGTTATTTACAGCATTTATTACGTGTCTGTCATTACCGATGTGCAGGAAATCGGAAAGCTGAAAGCCCTGGGGGCGTCGAAAAAACAAATCCGCCGTCTGCTGCAGCTTGAGGGGCTGTTTGCCTCCCTCATTGCCCTGCCGGTTGGGTTGGTGTTAGGATACTTAATTCCCAAGCTGGGGCTTCCCATGCTCATGAGCGCCATGTCGAAATACAGCGTTTATGCCGAGCTGCCCGAAGGCGGAATTTCCATGTTTTCTCTTCCCGTTACGCTGGGGGTTATCCTCGTTGTGCTTGTTACGGTGTTCCTCTCTCTTTTAAAACCGCTGTCAATGGCTTCAAAAATTTCACCTGTTGAGGCCATCCGGTATCAAGAAACCAGCTCAGACAAGCGGAAAGAGCGGGAGGGCTGCAACACCTTAAACTTAACCCGTTTAAGCTGGGCAAATCTTGCACGGAATAAAAAAAGAACCGTTGTTACCATTGTGACCATGGGGCTGAGCTGTGTGCTGTTCATCAGCCTTGCCGCGGTGGCAAACAGCATGAGCATTGACGACTTTGCCCGCAGAACGCTGCCGGAGGGCGATTTCATGATTTCTTTAGACGCATCTTACAACGACAAGACCTATCCGGAAAATAATTTAGACCGAGTGCAGATGCACTCTCCCTTTGACGATGCTTTGCTCAATAAAATCAAATCCATTCCCGGCGTTACGGCTGTTGACACAGAAAACGCAATGCTGGCAGGCGCCGACTCAGACTCTGAAGTGTTTGCCGGCGGGACCCGCGCCGGAATTGGCTGCTTCACCCGGGAGGACATTCCAAAGCTGAAAAAAGACTTAAAACGGGGCGACTTGGATTATGACGCGCTTTTGGCAAACCACGGCTTGATATATTGTTACGACACCATTTTAGAAAAAGAAGGATTTTCCATGAACCAGCGGCTGTCTTTGTCGTTTTTCCGCGGGGACAAGCAAATTCCTTTTAATGGTGAAATTGCTGCCAGCGGCTCTTGGGGAAAAATGAGTTTTATGCTGCCGAAAGAGCTGTTCGATCAGCTGGCCGGGGATTTAAACACCACCATAGCGCTATATATTCACGCAGAGCCGGAGCAGTTCGGCGCCGTGAAAGCACAGCTTCAGGAAATAACCGGACAAAACCAGCTGTTTAAGCTATATTCCATGGACGAGGAGCGGGACATTGCAAAGCTTTCCATTAACATGATAAAATATCCGATGTATGCAATCTTAATTTTAATTGGTATTATCAGTTTTATGAACCTCATCAATACCATGGTAACCAGCATTATAACCCGAAAGCGGGAGCTTGCCATGCTGCAGGCCATTGGTCTTTCCGACAAACAGCTTGTAAAAATGCTTTCTAAAGAGGGAATGGTGTTCACCATGGGTACGCTGCTTGCTGCGCTAACTGTGGGAAATCTTTTGGGCTATTTGGTGTTTTTATACGGAAGGAACACAGGCTTTATGGAGGTGCAGATTTACCACTATCCGCTGATTGAAACCATCGGGCTTGGGCTGGCGCTGATTTTGGGACAAATGGCAATTACGTTCTTCATTTCCAAACGAATTCACAAAGAGAGCCTGGTTACGCGGATGAGAAGCGGCGAGTAA
- a CDS encoding ABC transporter ATP-binding protein: MEILKTHNLKKYYGEGSTVVKALDGVNLSAQKGEFAAIVGTSGSGKSTLLHMLGGLDRATEGSVTVDGTDIFKLKDDELTIFRRRKIGFVFQSYNLVPVLNVYENIVLPIELDGEKVDHSFVNSIIATLGLESKLTNLPNQLSGGQQQRVAIARALATKPAIILADEPTGNLDSKTSLDVLGLLKVTSEKFGQTIVMITHNEELAQMAQRIIRIEDGRIAGDRNV, translated from the coding sequence ATGGAAATTCTCAAAACCCACAATTTAAAAAAATATTACGGCGAAGGAAGCACCGTGGTAAAGGCCTTAGACGGGGTGAACCTAAGCGCCCAAAAAGGCGAGTTTGCCGCAATTGTCGGCACTTCCGGCAGCGGAAAGTCAACGCTTTTGCACATGCTTGGCGGTTTAGACCGCGCAACTGAGGGCAGCGTTACCGTAGACGGCACCGATATTTTTAAGCTAAAGGACGACGAGCTTACCATTTTTCGCCGCAGAAAAATTGGATTTGTTTTTCAAAGCTATAACCTGGTGCCGGTGCTGAATGTATATGAGAACATCGTGCTGCCAATTGAACTGGACGGTGAGAAAGTGGACCACTCCTTTGTAAACTCCATCATCGCGACGCTGGGATTAGAGTCAAAACTTACCAATTTGCCAAACCAGCTTTCCGGCGGCCAGCAGCAGCGTGTTGCCATTGCCCGGGCGCTGGCAACCAAGCCAGCCATTATTCTAGCCGACGAGCCAACAGGAAACTTAGACAGCAAAACCAGCTTAGATGTGCTGGGGCTTTTAAAGGTAACCAGCGAAAAATTTGGCCAGACCATTGTTATGATTACCCACAACGAGGAACTGGCGCAGATGGCTCAGCGCATTATCCGCATTGAAGACGGCAGAATTGCAGGTGACCGCAATGTATAA